In Leptospira congkakensis, the DNA window CATGTTCCCTTCATCATCTTTCACTTCCATAATATATGGTTTGTAACGACCTTCTTGAGTGGCATCAAAGGCACGTTTGAAAGATTCGTAAGCTACTTTGTCTTGTGTTTCACGAGCAAGTGCATAGTTTTGTGCGAGAATTTCTGCCGTTACTTGCATACCGAAAGAAGTTTCACCATCACCAAGTCCGTCTTCTAGTGTATCACGAATTTCCACACCTTCAGGAAGGTCATTTGGAAGAAGTTTTACAAGTGAATCTAAGCTGTTTGTTTTTTTGTTAAGACGCGCATTTTTAACAACAAATGGCATAGAAGTTTGTGATTCTTCACCGATGACTAGGAAAACTTTTCCTTCACCAAGGGAAATACGACGAGTTGCTTCCGCAACAGCTTCCAAACCAGATACACAGTTGTTTGCTACTGTAAGGCATGGAATTTCCATAGGAAGTCCAAGCAAGTTTGCAATCACACGTGCCGAGTTAGGTGCGTTAGAAAAACCTTCTCCAACGATCACACCGTCAATATCAGTAGGTTTCAAACCACTGCGTTTCATAACTTCTTCACCAACGAGTTTTCCAAGGTGGTGACCAGCGTAATGTGAGAGCGCCTTTCCAATTTGAGCAAAAGGAGTTCGTGCAGGTGCTGCGAGTACTATCTTTTGTGTTACTTTCATATAAAATCCCTTCTTCCTTTCTTTAGACTAAAACTTTAGTTACCTTAAAAATTACTTCGCAAGCCATTTCATCATCGAACGTAGTTTAGTTCCTACTGCTTCGATAGGGTGGGCTGCATTTTTTTCTTTGAGTTTTTTGTATTCTGGGTATCCAGCTTTTGTATCCGCCATCCAACGTTTAGCGAACGCTGCACCTTTATCTTTTTGGATATCAGTGAGAACGTCTTTCATACGAGCTTTTACACCAGCATCAATGATACGTGGTCCGCTGATATAATCTCCATACTCTGCAGTATCAGAGATGGAATAACGCATACGAGCAAGTCCACCTTCGTAAATTAAATCAGTGATGAGTTTCACTTCATGTAAACATTCGAAGTAAGCGATTTCTGGATCGTAACCTGCTTCTGTTAATGTTTCAAATCCACTCATAATGAGGTTCGCAACACCACCACAAAGAACTACTTGTTCTCCGAAAAGGTCAGTTTCTGTTTCTTCACGGAAAGATGTTTCTAAAATTCCCGCTCTTCCTCCGCCTACTCCACTTGCGTGAGCAAGGGCACGAGCTTTTGCTTGGCCAGTCGCATCTTGATAAATAGCGATTAAACAAGGAACTCCACCACCTTCTGTGTAAACACGGCGAACGAGGTGTCCTGGACCTTTCGGAGCTACCATATAAACGTCTACGTTTTTAGGAGGAGTGATGAGATCGTAATGGATGTTAAATCCATGAGAGAATACAAGAGCCTTTCCTTCAGTAAGGTTTGGTTCAATATCCGCCTTATACATGTCAGCTTGGATTGTGTCTGGAGCAAGGATTTGGATGATGTCTGCTTTTTTAGCAGCTTCCGCAACACTGAACACTTCAAAGCCAGCTTCTTTGGCTTCTTTTACTGATTTAGATCCGTCGCGAAGTCCAATAATGACTTTCAAACCAGAATCTTTCATGTTTTGAGCTTGGGCGTGACCTTGGCTTCCGTAGCCAATCACTGCAATGGTTTTACCTTTAAGGAGATTTAGATCGCAACTGTCGTCGTAATAGATATTTGCCATGGATGGGCACACTTCCTGCGGAAAATTTAACTTATTTTTCCATCATTTTTAACTATAAGGAGGGAAACAAGAACGAATTAGGGCGCCTTTCCTTGCTGTCTCCGGACTCCGCGTTCGCTTCGGTCCTTCGGACGGCTAACGCCTCCTTCGCATCAAGGGCGCTTAGTGACATAATATTTTATCCCCTTGGCCAAAAATTCTCTAACCAGACCAAATGATGGGCATAGGTGATTTCCGCAAATGCGGAAATCCTCCATTGGCGCATGGGAATTTTCACCTTATACTGGATTCATGATGAACAGAATCAATTTAGAATCCATTGAAAAACTAAACCGTCAAAGGCTCGTTAGGTTTGTTTGTTCCTTGTTTTTGGTGAGTGGTTTGGCAGTTCTTGCTGGAGGATGTATCTCTCCAGATTTGTCTCATGACTCCTATTACGTAAGGCATCCCAGCAATGGAGGTCACAATTACCGCGATTACCCTTATCCATACCAAGGGTCTCGGGGAAGTTATGGAGTCCCTTACCCGTATCATGGCGGAGGGAATCAGATTCAAGTACCAAGGTCTCACGGAGGAGGTCATAACCCATTCCATGTTCCCGCAGGAAGATACCATAATGCCGGAAGTCCAGGGAAATGGAGGTTATAGAGTTTGGGATATTTAAACTTTGATACGATCTCTTCGGATCGAATGGGATATAACCGTTACCTATATCCGAAGAGAACTAATTCATCTTTTCGAATCGTTTCTTTACTTGGCCTTTTCTTTTTCATTTCAGTATTTCTTTCCTTGGGTTGTGCGAGTTTACTGCCAGAAGAAAGACGAGTTTATCCGAAGAATCCAATACCTCTCCCTAAGGGAATGGACATCCACGACTGGATGAATTCAAAACAGAAACAATTCCCGAATCATCTCCAAAGCTATACACCTTATTCGTCGGTATATAAAATCGTATATTACCGGAAAAAAAATACATCTATCGGATCATATATTTCTTGTGGTGCCTACCTTCGTCAAAACGACACGTATGCTATTGAAATTTTTCAAATGATCTCTATGATCAATTATTCTGATTATACGAAATCTTTAGGTAGGTATAATAAAGGCGGTGACCTAGGTCCCATGAGTGAGAAGGAAAGAACAGAAATCCTTCTTCCTTGTATGGAAGAATTTTTAGAACCACCACAAACAAAGGAATGATTGATTTGTGAAATATTTTTATTTAAGTTCTCTCATTTTCTATTTTCATTGTTCTTTTGCAAATTTAGACAGAAACCTAAAACCATTCTCTAAAGAATCTACAAAAGCAAAAATCAGCGATACAGTCACAATTTTGAATCAAAACAGAATGTATTTCCAACCAAGTTACCGCGGTTTGGTGGAGTATAGCCCTCCATTTGGAGATTCGCCCACAATATACTTTTCTAAAAAACAAGAAGAGATCGGCAGAAATCGTTACCAATGGAAAGAGATTTCCATACACAATATCGATGAAAAAGAATTCCAACTGACAAATGTAAAAACAGATTATGTATTCTTTGTTACGGCAACCAGACCCCGAAGTGATTGGGACCAAGGTTCATTCAAACAAGTATTACAGTTGGTTACATTTTGTATCATCCCTTGCAAACAAAAAATAACGTTAGATGTTACCGTTAAGTTATACCATAAAAATAGTTTGGTTTCAGAAAAGGTAAGTTCCCATTCTGGAACTCGTTATTTGAGCCCTTGGTATATGCCTTTTCCTTTTCTTTTTGAAATGCGAGATTATGGAAACTTATCCAACGAACCAAGTATTTTTTCCACTTTATATTTGAATGGGTTTCAAGATGCAATTGATGAAATTTATCTTAAACTTCCAAAAGAAGTGGCAGAAGAATGAAACATGGTGCCTTAAGTGAAAGCGAACGAGTCGATTTTTTATATATCAAGGTGAAGAAGAGATGATCGGTATGAAAACACTGGTTCGGAAGATTCTGTTTATTGTTTTTGCTCAAACTTATATTGTTGGAATTCTAATATTGTTTCTAGGCTGTGCAAGTCTCCTTCCTCCCGAAAGACGAGTGTATCCAAACAATCCAGTCCTTTTACCAAAGGACATCGACATTCATCAATGGATGGAAACAAAGCTAAAGCAACACCCGAAAAGGCTGGGATCCAGACAAATGAATCAAGGTGAATATAAATTCACTTACTTTCGTAAAGAGTTTACGTCTCTAGGTTCTTATCGCGCATGCACCGGACTAATTCGTAGCGTGAATCCAGAGCAGATAGAACTCTACAATCTTATTTCGATGATCAATCATGGTAATTATACAACAAATAAGAGATCGAAAGGCGGGGACTTAGGTCCCATGAATGAAAAAGAAAGAACCGAAATCCTCCTTCCTTGTATCGAAGAATTTTTGGAACCACCTGGGAGCAAAGAATGACTTACCAAAAGAATAAAACTATGATCCAACCTTAACCTTTTCGTCGGCATTGCCAGTATAACGAATCAGACCAAAAGTCAAATCATCTTGGATGGCGGTGATTCCTCCGGAAATTTGAATGACCGATTGGAAAACTTGGTCTCGAATTTCTTTTAATGGTAATCCCCGTATATCACGAATTAAGTGGAGTAACCTTTCTTCTCCAAACATTTGTAAGGATTCCGGTTCTCTTGCTTCGGTCAAACCATCGGTCAACATCACAATTAAATCCCCTGTTTCGAGTTGGAATCTTTCTTCTTCTGCTAAGATGGCAAAAATAGGAGTGATGATCCTTCCCATGGGTTTCAAACTTACCAGTGCTCCCGATTTACGAATGATAAAAAGGGGAAAGTGGCCGGCTCTGGCAAAAGTTAGTGATCCAGAGTCTGTGTGAAGATGGAGTAAACTCGCAGTTACAAAATGTTCCCTAAGGTTAGGAATGATTTGAGTCCGAATGGATTCTAAATTTTCTTTTAGGTCAGAAGGATCTTCTTTCCATTTGTCGAGAGATGTTTTGACAAGAGCACTTAGAAGAGCAGCAGGAATCCCGTGACCCGAAACGTCACAAATAAAAACACCTAATTCTTGTTTTTCGGGTCTCCAAACAATATCATACAAATCCCCGCCAACTTTCATCATGGGAATGTTTTTAAAAAGAATTTCCACACCTTCTGGAAAAATTTCTTTTTGAGGAAAAAGAGATTCTTGGATGCGTTTGGCCATATCCAATTGTTTTTCGATTTCCACTCGTTGTTCTTCAATGACGGCAGTTCTTTCTAAAACTTTTTTTTCCAACTCTTCATTGGCTTTTTCTTTTAGTTCATTTAGAACTTGCAAAGAGTTCAAAGAGGCTTGTTGTGCCCTTTCTCTTTCTCTAGTGGCTGTCACCAAAAAGTAGGCAATCCCGCTGATACAAAACAAAAAGGCATCCAAAAAAATAAGAGAGTCGTTGATGGAGAGACCTGTTTCGTCCCTTCTTGCAAAAACACCTTTCCCATCTATGGTGAGTGTAACAGCTGTAAAGGCGAGTACAACGGTGGCAAGTGTAGCACCGAATTGTCTGAACCGAATGCTTGTGACGATAACAAAAGGAATGGGTAAAAAGAGAAGAGGCCATTCATCACTAAAAGCAATGGTTCCCGAAATATAAACCAGTATGATCCAAAGTAGAAGTTCGATTTGTTTATGAAGTTCTAATTTTAGTTTTGCCTTTGGGTGGAACCAAACATAGAGTAGGGGGGCTACAATGAGAAAACCCAACATCTCTCCCGAAAACCAAGTAAAGAACACATTGAAATAAAGTTCAGTGGTTAAAAAGTCCCAATACCATAAACTTGTTACACCGAGCACGGTGCTAATAAACGATCCAGGGATGGTTCCGATACTTAAGAAATAAATTAAGTTTCTGGTAGAGTAGATGGGGTCTGCTTTTTCTGAGACCCTCTTGATGATTCTGTAGTTTACATAACTACTGAGTGTGTTACCAATCCCTATAATAATTGCTGTTTGAATGTGCGGGTTATTAAAAAAATTAGCTAAGGTAGCACCAATATAAATTCCAGGAAGGGCAATGGGACCAAGAAGAAGGAGGGAAGCTAAACCCACACCTTCCGGTGGCCAAACAGGAGATACTTGGCTATTTAAGAAGGCAATTTTAAAACCAATTTGAGCAGAGATGAAATACCCAATAAAGATGATGGGTGTCCAAATCAAAATTCTTGTATATAGGACAGTCTTCATCCGGATTGAAGCATTTCCCATTCCTCCATTTTGTAAAGAATTTCCGCTTCTATCTTTTGGATTTCTTCAGATATTTTTTGAAGTTCCGTATGATCATTTGCGAATGTACTCAATTTCTTTTCTAGTTCTTGTTTGGAGGATTCGAGTTTGGCAATCTCTGACTCTAGTTTGGAGAGTTTCTTTTGGTCTTGTTTTGATTTTTGTGGTTTGTCCGAAACTACTGTCGCTTGCGGAGCTTCTTTTGGTTTTGGGGAACTTTGTTCGTTTTCTAATTCTAAAGAATCGGTTTCCAAAAACGAAGAGAAGGTTCCAATGTAATGATCCAGTTTTCCTTCTTTTCTAAAAATGAGCAGGCTTTCTGCTGTACGGTCGAGGAAATAACGGTCGTGAGAAACAATCACAACAGTACCTGGAAATTCATCTAAAAAGGATTCTAAAACAGAAAGTGTTTGGATGTCCAAATCATTGGTTGGTTCATCTAAGATGAGAAAGTTTGGACCCGTCATTAAGATCTGAACAAGGAAAAGGCGACGCCTTTCACCTCCAGATAGTTTGGCGATGGGTGTGTATTGTAATTTTCCGTCAAAGAGAAACCTCTCCAACATTTTTGAGGCAGAAATTTTTTCACCGGATTCGGTTTCTATCATTTCCCCAGCAACATCTTTGATATAATCTAATACATTTCTTTCTAGAGGAAGTTCGGAACTGGTTTGGTCAAAATATCCTACCTTCGTATTCATTCCTGGTTTGATGAATCCACTATCAGGCGTAATGCGACCTGCCATCAAATTCAAAAGTGTTGATTTTCCAATTCCGTTTGGTCCAATGATACCGAGTCTTTCTTTTGCTTTGAAAGTATATGTGAAATCATTGATGAGCAATCGATCGGCAATTCCTTTTTTCAAATTATGAATTTCTAAAATGGTTTTCCCTTGGCGTTTAGCAGCAACACTCAGTTCTAAATCCTTTTGTATTTCTCGTTTTTCTCTATTTTGGAGGTCGCTTGCACGATCAATCCTAGCTTTTTGTTTTGTGGATCGTGCTTTGGGTTGTCGTTTCAACCATTTCACTTCTTGTTTTAGAAATTGTTTGATTTTATCTTCTTGTTTTTGAAGGGTTTCTTCTCTTTCCACTTTTCGTTCTAAATAAATGGAATAGTTTCCTTCATAAACAAAGTGACTCCCGCGGTCGAGTTCCAAAATTTTAGTTACAATTCGATCTAAAAAATAACGATCGTGGGTGATGAGGAGGATGGCTTTGTCTAGTCCTGCTAAATAATCTTCTAACCATAAGATGGATTTTACATCCAAGTGGTTTGTTGGTTCATCTAAAATGAGTAAATTACTTTCATCAATCAGTGATTTTGCGAGTTCTACTTTTTTAAGCATCCCTCCAGACAACTCGGACATTTTTCTTTCTAACTTCTCAACACCTAACTCTTTTAATATGGATTTTACTTGTTGTTCGTAGTCCCATGCGGACAGTCTGTCCATCTCTTGGGAAATTTCTGTAAACTCATCATCTAGTCCTTCTTCACCTTCACTCATTCGTTCGCAAATGTCTTCGTAACGGCGAATGGTTTTGACAAGTTTGTTATCACCCTTATAAATATGATCCAGAATGGTTTCGTTTTGGTCAAAGACCGGATTTTGATCGAGGATAGAAATTTTAAGATTATTGTTTTTGATGATTTGTCCGGAATCCGTTTCTTCTTTTCCAAGAAGGGCTCGGAGTAGGGTGGATTTTCCAGATCCATTGATACCAACAATGGCAAGTTTTTCTCCTTCGCTGATAGAGAAATCAAGGTTTGAAAAAAGTTTTTTTTCGCCGATGGTTTTGGAAAGTTTGGAAACGGAGACTAGCACAATGTCCATGAGATGGAAATGGGGTCATTCGGACAATCTCATTCAATATTTTGTTATGAATGTACATCTGATTTATCGACTTTGTATTGGTTTTTAAGATTTTCGGTTTTTTCGCATTCTCTCCGTTTCACATAACTTCCTTACTGGGTTATATGTTATCGAACGGACAAGATGAATTATACAATTCTATACTCAGTCGGCAATCCATCCCCGAATCAGTGGTGGGTGGCAAACAAGTGGCCAACCGTTTTTTGGAGGAATTGTTCTCCATCCTGTTTTCAGGATATCATTCTGAACGTAACTTCACTTCCAAAGATCAAATTTCTGACCAGTTGGAACTCTTTCGAATTCGTTGGAAAAACTTACTCGAACCTTATGCTACCTATGCGGACAAAGAACTTGGCCGTGTGGTTGCGTTAGATGATATTTTACATAACTTTGTTGCCAAACTTCCTGGATTGTATGAATGGATGTGGGAAGATGCAGAAGCTGCCTTTTTAGGAGATCCTGCTGCAGAAAGTATCCATGAAGTCATTCTCGCCTATTCAGGGTTTTACGCCGGTGCTGTCCACCGAGTGGCTAATTATTTTTTTAAGTCTTCATTGCCTATTTTTCCAAAACTTTTGTCTGGTGTGGCTCAAGAGGCAACAGGAATTGATATCCATCCCGGTGCGGAAATTGGAAGAGCCTTTTTTATGGATCATGGAACAGGGATTGTGATCGGCGAAACCACTCATATCGCAGACAATGTAAAAATTTACCAAGGTGTTACACTCGGCGCATTGTCGGTAAACAAGTCTTTGGCGAAGCAAAAACGCCATCCCACAATTGAAGAGGGTGTTGTGATTTATGCAGGAGCTACAATTCTCGGTGGAGAAACGGTGATTGGGAAACAATCCATCATCGGAGGGAATGCTTGGATTACCCAAAGCATTCCTCCTTATTCCGTTGTGTATCAGAAATCAGAAGTGCGAGTCAGAAGTTCGAATGAAATCCAAGGTTTGGATTTCACCATTTGAACTAGAACTAAATCCCAATCCGATTCTGGCTTCCTAACCCGTACAACACTCGGATGAGTGCATCAATGTCTTCACAAGAATTGTAAAAAGCAAGGGAAGGTCTCACTGTTGATTCCAATCCAAATCTTCTTAAGATTGGTTGGGCACAGTGGTGTCCTGCTCTTACAGCAATCCCTTCTTCTGCTAGCTTTTTTCCAATCGCTTCAGTTTTGAAACCATCAATGACAAAGGACAACACACCCGCTTTGTCTTTAGCTGTTCCGATCAAACGTAGGCCTGGAACCTTTAACAATTCTTTGGTGCCATATTCCAATAGATCGTGTTCGAAGGCTGAAATTTGTTTCATTCCAAATCGGTTCAGATATTCGATTGCAGCGCCAAGCCCAACAGCATCAGCGATGTTTCCGGTTCCTGCTTCAAATCGAAACGGTGCTTCTTGGAAGGTAGTGTGATCAAAGTTGACATCTTTAATCATATTCCCTCCGCCTTGCCAAGGAGGCAAACTGTCGAGAATGGATTTTTTTCCATAAACCACACCAATACCCGTTGGAGCAAAAAGTTTGTGACCACTAAACACAAAGAAGTCGCAATCAATCTCCTGAACATTCACTGGCATATGTGATACGGACTGAGCTCCATCCACAATCACAAGGGCTCCCACTTTATGAGCTGACTTTGTCATCTCCTCTACCGGGACCACTGTTCCTAAAGCATTCGAAACTTGTGTGATGGATACAATCTTTGTTTTGGAGTTTAGCAAACGTTCGTATTCGCTTAGAATGATTTGTCCTGAATCATCTACGGGAGCGACTCGTAACTTTGCACCTTTTTTAGCACAGACCATTTGCCAAGGAACAATGTTTGCGTGGTGTTCCAAATGAGTGATTAGAATTTCATCACCCGATTGGATGTGTTTGTCAGATAAAATATTGGAAAGGAGATTGATTCCTTCTGTGGTTCCTCTGACAAAAACAATTTCTTCAACACTCCCGGCTCCAATAAACCCTTGGACAAGTGACCTAGCTTTTTCATAAGCATCGGTGGATCTTGCTGCTAGAGTATGGGCTGCACGATGGATATTGGAATTCTCATGTAGATAAAAATGAGATAATCTTTCTATCACCGAAGTTGGTTTTTGCGTGGTAGCCGCATTGTCGAGCCAAACCAAAGGTTTCCCATTGACTGTTTCGGTTAGGATAGGAAAATCTCTTCTTGCGGACGCGAGATTCCCACCACCTGACTGCGGTATGTTGATATTTGGAAAAGACTGAAAATCAGAATAGGAAAAACCTGTGTCTGTTAATTTTAAGTCTTCTAAATAAGGTAAGGACTCTTTTGGTAAATTTTGCGATAGCGAGTCATTTGATGGAAAACCTGTCGTGGAAACGTTACTTCCACCAAACGATTGCAAAACTCCAAACATTTCCTTCGCCATTTTTTCTAATGTTTTTTCATCAGGAAACTGCGACGGGGAACCATTGATGAACAAGTCCGGTTTTAATTTTAAAAAACTCGGATCATTTGTATTCATAATAATTTCCCACATCTACATTGTCGAGTGCAGCAATCGCATCGTCAGTGAGTATGGCTGCTGAGCAGTAGAGAGAAATCAAATAGGATCCAATTGCTGATCGGTTAATTCCCATAAAACGAACAGAAAGTCCCGGAGTTTGTTCTCCTGGTAGGTTGGATTGATATAAACCTACAACCCCTTGTTTTTTTTCACCCACTCTCAAAAGTAAAATACTAGAAGTTCCTGCAGCAGACTTTGGATTGGTTTCGCCGTTCACAAGAAGTTTATCCGTAGGAATGAGTGGAAGTCCTCTCCAAGTTAAAAATTGTGCACCAAACAGAGTTACTGTGGCCGGTGGAACACCTCTTCTTGTACATTCACGACCAAAAGCAGCAATTGCAAGTGGGTGTGCTAAAAAGAAAGATGGTTCTTTCCAAACTTTAGTGATTAAATCATCTAAATCATCAGGAGTAGGAGGTCCTTTTCTTGTGTTAATTCTTTGGTGAGCCGGAACATTTTTTAATAATCCATAATCTTCATTATTGATGAGTTCCAATTCTTGTTTTTCTTTTACACTTTCAATGGCTAGTCTTAGTTGTTCATTGATTTGTTCATGTGGAGAACTGTATAAATCAGAAACTCTGGTTTGTACATCAAGGATTGTGGAAATTAAACTAAGAGTGTATTCACGAGGTTTTTCTTCGTAGTTAACAAAAGTTTCTGGAAGTTCTTGTTCTCCCTTTTGTCCGCAAAGTACATCCACTTGCGTATTGGATTTAACACGGTTGACTCGGAGAACCCCTGCCTCTAAAGGTTTCCAATCAAGTAACCTAACTAAAAAACGTGGAGTGATTGCACCGTATTGTGCATTTGTTTTTACCGTATTTGCCAGTTGGCGTGCGGCTAAGTCTCCCAAAGCGTGTTGGGTTTGTTCTGCCATAAATGACCTCTTTTTCGGAAATGGATCTTTAATGGTTGAATCATCGCTACAGACCGAATACGAGAATCAATGGCTGTTATGAAAATAGGATTAAGTTTTGTGTGATATATTGTACAAATCGTCCAGAAGGTTAGCGGATTACTCGATTTGTAGCCAATGTTTCATCTTTTCTGCGATGGTTTTTAAGACCACGGGTTTGGAAATATAGTCGTTCATTCCACAATCTAGGCAACGTTCTTCCTCACCTGACAGAGTTCCGGCGGTAAGTGCAATGATAGGAACCAATTTCCCATTTTCCAATTTGCGAATGGCTTTTGTGGCGTCGTATCCATTCATCTCTGGCATTTGTACATCCATAAAAACAAGTTGCGGTTCTGTTTGGATAAAATTCTCAACAGCCAGAGCTCCATTTTCTGCTTCGATGATGATGGTTCCTGGTAAAGATTTTTGAACAATGGCTTTGGTTAACATCATATTGACTGGATTGTCTTCCACAATCATCACTTTGATTTTTTCAGTAGTTTGGATGGGTTTTACTGGTTCATAATTTGGCGTTACCACTTCCGAACTTTTACCAGAAATCATTTTTTCTAAACTATCATATAAAATATTTGTTTGGATGGGTTTGAGTAAGATGGATTGGATTCCAAGTTCCCTTCCTTTTTTGTATATGGTTTCATCATTGGTTGATGTATGGAGAGAGAAAAATGGTTTTTTTAGTTTTTTTGTTTCGATGAATTTTTGAATTTTTTCTATAAATTCTAATCCATTGATTTCTGGCATATTAAAATCTGTGATGATTACATCGTATATGGTTCCAGAGGAAATCATCTCAAAGGCATCCGTAGGTGAACGAAAACAATCTACTTGGATTCCTTTATATGTTAACATTTCTTGGATTACAAATAAATTGGTTTCGTTGTCATCAATCACCATTACCTTTTTGATTTGATTCAGTTCTGGTTCTGTATTTCTTTCGTTATCGGCAAGAGTGATGATTTTGAAAAAGAATCTGGAACCTTTGTCGCGTTCCGACTCCAATTCCATTTTGGAATCAAAAAGATGTAATAGTTTGCTGGAAATCGATAACCCTAAACCAGTCCCACCAAACTGACGTGTGGTGGATGTATCGGCCTGCGAAAACACCTCGAAGATTTTGTCTCGATTTTCGGGATTGATACCAATCCCGGTATCAATCACTTCAAATAGAAACTCATATTCATTGTTTTCTTTGGGTTCACTTGAGATTTTAATTTGAATTTCACCCTTTAAGGTGAACTTCAATGCGTTGCCAATTAGGTTTAATAGAATTTGGCGCAATCGCAAAGAATCGGCAAAAATATTTCTAGGAACTTTTGGTGAAATGTTGAGGATGAGTTCTAAGCCTTTTTCGTATGCTTTGTGTTTGACGATCTCTGCAATTTGATGGAGCAAATCATAAATATTGATTCTTTCCTTATAAAGTTCCATTTTCCCAGATTCAATTTTAGAAAAGTCTAATATATCGTTGATAAGGTCGAGGAGTGAACTTGCAGAAAGATATACGGTTTCCATATATT includes these proteins:
- a CDS encoding family 2A encapsulin nanocompartment shell protein, which encodes MAEQTQHALGDLAARQLANTVKTNAQYGAITPRFLVRLLDWKPLEAGVLRVNRVKSNTQVDVLCGQKGEQELPETFVNYEEKPREYTLSLISTILDVQTRVSDLYSSPHEQINEQLRLAIESVKEKQELELINNEDYGLLKNVPAHQRINTRKGPPTPDDLDDLITKVWKEPSFFLAHPLAIAAFGRECTRRGVPPATVTLFGAQFLTWRGLPLIPTDKLLVNGETNPKSAAGTSSILLLRVGEKKQGVVGLYQSNLPGEQTPGLSVRFMGINRSAIGSYLISLYCSAAILTDDAIAALDNVDVGNYYEYK